CGTTCTACCGTTTCCTTTGTGAGTTCAGCTGCCCCATAACTGAGAGGAAGCGCATTCTGCGAGTGTGTCATGTGAAGGTTTAGAATGGGAGTTAAGACTTCTCCACATTTTAAGGATAGGAGTACATTTCTTTTCTTgttttaaattcattttgCTAAACTCTATTAACATTATTTCAATtagcaaaatttttattattaaaggaaaattgtttaaagaaaaaaatttattgtatcataatatcttttaagaaagaaaagaaaaaaaatgtgggAAAAGAATGAGGAATTAAAGGGAGAAGAGAAGGCGAACGAAAATGTAGGAAGTGCAAATTTAGCCACCTCAAATTTAGCCACCTCAAATTTAGCCTCGTCAAATTTAGCCACCTCAATTTTGGCCACTTCAAATTTGGCCACTTCTTCAAATTTAGACAGTGAAAACAAATTTGCTAATATCAACTTAAAGGTAGAGGCTTACGGAGAAGGCGACTACAGATTACTAAGGTATATGCCAGATGGTTCTTGCGTTTTTGAAGAAGCCCcagatgaaaaaaacaaaaataagaagaatCTACAGCAGTATGCTCAAATATTCTGTTCTGCTATGGAGAAAAGAATTCTCATAAAAAGCAGTAGTAGTACTAatagtaatgataataattctagtagtaataactgtagtagtaaaaatagaaataataataatagtagtgatattatgaaaaatgacAAAGAATGGAAAAAAGGAGAAGAATATAGAATTATGGTAGAAAAAGACTTAGAAGAATTAATGATTTTATTTGATATGTTATTAGGTACacttaattataataaaggtaccaaatatttatcattgaATAAATGTTATTACTATAGAGATACAGACGAAAATAAACAAGACATATACATAGCTATAACAAATAGAAAAGAacttttagaaaaattaagaaaattatgtCAACAAACAAGATTACAAATTAATTCAATAAATGGAATTATAgcacaaaaatattttctattcTTTATCGATCAGTTAATTAAACATTGGAAaatactaaataaaaaatatgcagaaattgaatatatgcaagtagataataattttccATATGTCACTCAGGTGTCTGtagaatttttctttttacccTCCATTTTTTGGAAACTTTCTTCAAAtccaatatttttatcctgGCCTCCTTATCCCtctttttctccttttaaaTCGCAATATGCACATATTACCTTTTCGTTAAGCAGTCTAAAGGTAAAATCTATCGGGGGGGATAACGAACACGGTGATGATAGAGCAAATGGATGTATAACAAGCTTGGAAAAGGTTAGGGAAGAAATCAATTTTAAACATAAAGTTAGCCAAAGtttatatcaaaataaaatatttttatctgaCAATCAGAATGATTCAAAGGAACAAGTGATAAAAGAAGAGCGCACTGATATGAATGGTTTAATCAGTGATATAAGTATAAAGAGCGAACTAACCAAAGATAACCACACGCAGACAGCACAGCAAAACTGTAATTTTTACTACTCAAATAggaaagaagaagaaatgaaaatatttgattttttagaCAACACAAGTATTATTTCGGTGCAGTTCGAGGGATTAGCAGCTCATCTAATAGAACAGAGCTACTGCATTCAGTTGGATTTGTATCCGTTAAACGTAAAATTAAGGAGGAGAACCAAAGGGGAAAAATTGAGTAGTCCTCTTAATCGAGGTAACACTAATAGcagaaataatgataatagtaGCAATGTTAATAGCAGTAGCAATAATGATGGTGGTAGTAATGTGAATAATaggaataataatgataatgataatgataataataataataatagtcgtaatattaataataataatagtcgtaatattaataataataatagtcgTAATATTAATTACGTCTGTAATGGTAATATTGCTCGCCCGAGGAAAGGTAATTTTccggaaaaaataattccgGAAAATATAACCTTCAAGCAAGCCAAGAAAGTCCACGAAAAATTAACAGAAGCTCAGTGGGTGTTAATAGACAAGtccattttttgtattttagcTGAACAAgctaataatttaaaagacaACAATAATGAACTGTTAATAAATCTAGATTATTATGCAACTGAAAcgaatagaaaaattaaaattcatTGCACACAAATAAATCACAAATCAATCGAATTTCTGATTAACGATATTAACATTCTCTCATCTTCAAAGAAAAACATTCCAGtagatttttcttttgttattttgtattCATCGGCGGATATTTTTACATCTAGTGATAGTAATGTTacgaatgaaaaaaatattaacaccTGCACTGTTCATAATAATAGGAATGACAAAG
The window above is part of the Plasmodium malariae genome assembly, chromosome: 10 genome. Proteins encoded here:
- the PmUG01_10024400 gene encoding conserved Plasmodium protein, unknown function; translated protein: MWEKNEELKGEEKANENVGSANLATSNLATSNLASSNLATSILATSNLATSSNLDSENKFANINLKVEAYGEGDYRLLRYMPDGSCVFEEAPDEKNKNKKNLQQYAQIFCSAMEKRILIKSSSSTNSNDNNSSSNNCSSKNRNNNNSSDIMKNDKEWKKGEEYRIMVEKDLEELMILFDMLLGTLNYNKGTKYLSLNKCYYYRDTDENKQDIYIAITNRKELLEKLRKLCQQTRLQINSINGIIAQKYFLFFIDQLIKHWKILNKKYAEIEYMQVDNNFPYVTQVSVEFFFLPSIFWKLSSNPIFLSWPPYPSFSPFKSQYAHITFSLSSLKVKSIGGDNEHGDDRANGCITSLEKVREEINFKHKVSQSLYQNKIFLSDNQNDSKEQVIKEERTDMNGLISDISIKSELTKDNHTQTAQQNCNFYYSNRKEEEMKIFDFLDNTSIISVQFEGLAAHLIEQSYCIQLDLYPLNVKLRRRTKGEKLSSPLNRGNTNSRNNDNSSNVNSSSNNDGGSNVNNRNNNDNDNDNNNNNSRNINNNNSRNINNNNSRNINYVCNGNIARPRKGNFPEKIIPENITFKQAKKVHEKLTEAQWVLIDKSIFCILAEQANNLKDNNNELLINLDYYATETNRKIKIHCTQINHKSIEFLINDINILSSSKKNIPVDFSFVILYSSADIFTSSDSNVTNEKNINTCTVHNNRNDKDDVDSFDDVCSNKNENDEVTIDYELIQMLLNLSLAKVRDLFICSWKYFSFETPYYSADIHPIIYQNVFPDHRSDTLITNFFAWLITSMERYLRLDE